ACCATTATTGCGGCTGAGGTGTATCAGATATGGAAGAAGGAAATCCTGTTGTTGGATGATGAGGGCAACGAACTGTTGCTTCCGAAGGCAGAACAGATTCCGAGTGATTTTTACCGGAAAGGCGAGACCGTGCGTGCGGTAGTGGCGCGTGTGGACAACAAGAACAATAATCCGAAGATTATCTTGAGCCGTACGGCGCCGGAGTTCTTGCAGCGTCTGTTCGAACAGGAAGTTCCTGAAATCAATGACGGTTTGATTACCATCAAGAAGATTGCCCGCATCCCCGGCGAACGCGCCAAGATTGCGGTTGAGTCGTATGATGACCGGATTGACCCTGTAGGCGCTTGTGTGGGAGTGAAGGGTTCGCGCATTCATGGCATTGTGCGTGAATTGCGGAATGAGAATATTGACGTTATTAACTATACATCGAATATCCAGTTGTTCATCCAGCGTGCATTGAGCCCGGCTACGGTTTCTTCGATTGTGATGCACGAAGAAGAAAAACGGGCGGAAGTGTACCTGAAGCCGGAAGAGGTTTCATTGGCTATCGGTAAGGGAGGCATGAATATCAAGTTGGCAAGTATGCTGACCGAATATACGATAGACGTATACCGTGAAGTGGATGAGAATGCGGTAGATGAAGATATTTATCTGGACGAGTTCAAGGATGAAATCGACGGATGGGTAATTGATGCCATCAAAGGCATCGGCATTGAAACGGCAAAAGGCGTGTTGAATGCTCCGCGTGAGATGTTGATTGAGAAAGCCGATTTGGAGGAAAATACGGTAGATGATGTATTGAGAATTTTGAAAGCCGAGTTCGAGGAAAGCGGAAGTGACAGTTGATTGATAGTGGATAACGCCAGAAACGGCATCATCACTATGAATGATTAACTGTTAATTATCAATTATTTTCGGACTCTATTAAAAACAGAAAGATTTATGACGATAAGACTGAACAAAGTAACAAGAAATTTGAATGTAGGGATTGCTACGGTGGTGGACTTTTTGCAAAAGCAAGGATATACTGTTGAAGCCAATCCGAATACGAAAATAACGGAAGAACAATATGCTGCACTTGTGAAAGAGTTTAGCAAAGACAAAGATTTGAAAATAGAGTCCGAAAAAATTTCTCAAGAACGGCAGAATAAGGAACATAACATGGCTTCCGTTTCGATAGAAGGCTTGCAGGCGAGAAAAAAGAAACCGGAAGAGATTGAGACCGTAGTTCCGGCAGATGTCATTCCGCAGCTTAAGCCTGTGGGAAAAATTGATTTGGATAGCTTGAATAAGAAGAAAGTAAAAGCGGCTTCAGCCGGACCGGTAGCGGAGAAGGCTGGAAAAACAGAACCGGAAGCGTTGGTTTCGGAAAACGTGGGAGAGAAAGATAATGTGTCTGCCCATGAAGAGTCTCATGTAGAAAAGCCGCAGGATATAGAACAGATAAATGAAAACCTTGAACGGCCTGAACCGGAACAAAAGGCAGAGGGCGTGAAACCTAATTTAATGGAAGAAAAAAAAGAAACTCCTGAAGTGCAGACGGCTGAAGAAACTACGGATGATGGAATATTTAAGATTCGCCCGACAGAGTTTAAATCGAAGATTAATGTAGTAGGTCAGATTGACTTGGCTATGCTTAACCAGTCTACCCGTCCGAAGAAGAAATCGAAAGAAGAAAGACGGAAAGAACGCGAAGAAAAGGACAAGTTGCGTTTGGAACAACGGAAGCAGATGAAAGACGCTATTATCAAGGAAATCCGGAAAACCGATGAAAAGGCGGAAAAGGGAAATGACGGGGATAATAGTGCGAAGAAAAAACGGAACCGCATCAATAATAAGGAACGTGTGGACATCAATGCTGCCGGAAGCGGTGTTGTCATGAAGAATGAGCGCCCGGGGAAGAATGCGTCCCAAGGTGGAGGCAAGCATAACAAAGACCGTTTTAAGAAATCTGTTGTGAAGCCGGAAGTGAATGATGAGGATGTGGCAAAGCAGGTAAAGGAAACGTTGGCACGTCTGACTAATAAGGGAAAGAACAAGGCGGCCAAGTATCGGAAAGAGAAACGCGAAACGATTCAGAACCGCCAGCTGGAGCAGGAAGAACTGGAACAGGAAGAAAGCAAAGTGCTGAAACTGACCGAGTTCGTTACAGCCAATGAGTTGGCAAGCATGATGAACGTATCGGTTACTCAGGTCATCTCGACTTGTATGAGTGTCGGGATTATGGTTTCTATCAACCAGCGTCTGGATGCTGAAACCATCAATCTGGTTGCAGAAGAATTCGGATTCAAGACAGAATATGTCAGCGCCGAAGTGGCTCAGGCTGTAGAGGAAGAAGCGGATGCGGAAGAAGATTTGCAGCCTCGTGCCCCGATTGTTACGGTGATGGGGCACGTAGACCATGGAAAGACATCGTTGTTGGACTATATCCGTAAGGCAAATGTCATTGCAGGCGAGGCTGGAGGAATTACGCAGCACATCGGAGCTTATAATGTGAAGTTGGAGGACGGCCGTCACATCACGTTCCTGGATACTCCGGGACACGAAGCGTTTACTGCCATGCGTGCCCGTGGTGCGAAAGTAACCGATGTGGTTATTGTCATTGTGGCTGCCGATGATAACGTGATGCCGCAAACGAAAGAAGCACTTAACCATGCGATGGCAGCCGGTGTCCCTATCGTATTTGCCATCAACAAAATAGATAAACCGAATGCCAATCCGGACAAGATTAAGGAGGAATTGGCTCAAATGAACTTCTTGGTAGAAGAATGGGGAGGCAAGTACCAGTCTCAGGATATTTCGGCAAAAAAAGGTACCGGCGTGAAAGAATTGCTGGAAAAGGTACTGTTGGAAGCCGAGATGCTGGATTTGAAAGCCAATCCGAACCGGAAAGCTACGGGATCCATTATTGAATCGTCTTTGGATAAAGGACGTGGTTATGTAGCTACCGTATTGGTATCAAACGGTACGTTGCATGTGGGCGATATTGTGCTTGCCGGTAAATATTACGGTAAGATAAAAGCCATGTTTAACGAACGTAACCAGCGTATGAAAGAGGCTGGCCCTTCGGAACCGGTTTTGATACTGGGATTGAACGGAGCACCAGCAGCGGGTGATACGTTCCATGTATTCGATACAGACCAGGAAGCTCGTGAAATAGCCAATAAGCGTGAACAGCTTCAGCGTGAACAAGGTTTGCGTACGCAAAAGATGCTTACATTGGATGAAGTGGGACGCCGTTTGGCATTGGGTGATTTCCACGAGTTGAATGTCATTGTGAAGGGTGATGTGGACGGTTCCGTTGAAGCCTTGAGCGATTCGTTGATTAAGTTGTCTACCGAACAGATTCAGGTGAATGTCATCCATAAGGGAGTAGGGCAGATTTCTGAGTCGGATGTATCGTTGGCGGCCGCTTCGGATGCCATTATCGTTGGCTTCCAGGTTCGTCCTTCGAGCAATGCCGCTAAGTTGGCAGAGCAAGAAGGTGTGGATATCCGCAAGTATTCGATTATCTATGATGCGATAGAAGAAGTGAAATCGGCAATGGAAGGCATGTTGGCTCCGACCATGAAAGAGCAGGTAACCGCCACCATTGAGGTACGTGAAGTATTCAACATCAGCAAGGTGGGTATGGTAGCCGGTGCGATGGTGAAGACCGGTAAAGTGAAACGTACCGATAAAGCGCGCTTGATTCGCGATGGTATCGTTATCTTTACAGGGGCAATCAATGCGTTGAAGCGCTTCAAGGACGATGTGAAAGAAGTAGGAACCAACTTCGAATGCGGTATCAGCCTGACCAATTGCAACGACTTGAAAGTCGGTGATGTCATCGAGACATTCGAAGAAGTGGAAGTGAAACAAACTTTATAATCAATGAATAATTAGCAATGAACAATGAATAACGAGTGGAAGGAATGCATCTTCGTTATTCATTGTTCATTGTTAGTTATTCATTATTAATTGTTAATTAGAAAGTGTCTCCGCTAGACTGGTTTATAGCAGGTATAATTGCTTTGGGAGTTGCCATAGGTTGTATAAAAGGAGCCATCCGGCAATTGGCTTCCATTGTGGGACTGCTTACAGGTTTGCTGGTAGCACGTGCCTTGTTTGTGGTTGTGGGGGACAGACTGGGTGAAGAGTTAGGTACTTCGGTTACGTTTGCCCGTATATTGGCATTTATTCTAATCGGCGTATTGGTGCCGGTTGTTTTTCTTTTTTTGTCTTCTGCGTTGACCCGTATCGTGAATGGATTGCAGCTGGGATGGGTCAATCGGCTCTTAGGCGCAGGATTGGGAGCTGTCAAGTATATGCTATTAGTGAGCATTGCCATCCATTGTCTGGAATTTATTGATTCTGAAGATAGCTTAATCACCTCAACCAATAAGCAACAATCTTTGTTATATATTCCGGTAAAGGATAGTGCAAGCTATTTTTATCCGGTCATAAAGGACGTTACGAAAAAATTAATCAATTGATATATGCAGTTAGAACCCAATAAATATGTAAAAGAATTAACCCAGGAAAAGTACAAGTACGGATTTACGACGGATGTTCAGACTGATATAATCGAAAAAGGGCTGAACGAAGATGTCGTGCGGTTGATTTCTGCCAAAAAGCAGGAGCCAGACTGGTTGCTTGACTTCCGATTGAAGGCATTCCGGTATTGGCAGACATTGGAAATGCCGACATGGGCGCACTTGACGATTCCTGAAATCGATTATCAGGCTATTTCGTATTATGC
The Phocaeicola salanitronis DSM 18170 genome window above contains:
- the nusA gene encoding transcription termination factor NusA — its product is MAKKEPAVSLIDTFSEFKELKNIDRTTMVSVLEESFRSVIAKMFGTDENYDVIVNPDKGDFEIWRNREVVADEDFANPNRQISLTEARKIDASYEVGEEVTDEVIFEKFGRRAILNLRQTLASKILELEKDSLYNKYIDRVGTIIAAEVYQIWKKEILLLDDEGNELLLPKAEQIPSDFYRKGETVRAVVARVDNKNNNPKIILSRTAPEFLQRLFEQEVPEINDGLITIKKIARIPGERAKIAVESYDDRIDPVGACVGVKGSRIHGIVRELRNENIDVINYTSNIQLFIQRALSPATVSSIVMHEEEKRAEVYLKPEEVSLAIGKGGMNIKLASMLTEYTIDVYREVDENAVDEDIYLDEFKDEIDGWVIDAIKGIGIETAKGVLNAPREMLIEKADLEENTVDDVLRILKAEFEESGSDS
- the infB gene encoding translation initiation factor IF-2 encodes the protein MTIRLNKVTRNLNVGIATVVDFLQKQGYTVEANPNTKITEEQYAALVKEFSKDKDLKIESEKISQERQNKEHNMASVSIEGLQARKKKPEEIETVVPADVIPQLKPVGKIDLDSLNKKKVKAASAGPVAEKAGKTEPEALVSENVGEKDNVSAHEESHVEKPQDIEQINENLERPEPEQKAEGVKPNLMEEKKETPEVQTAEETTDDGIFKIRPTEFKSKINVVGQIDLAMLNQSTRPKKKSKEERRKEREEKDKLRLEQRKQMKDAIIKEIRKTDEKAEKGNDGDNSAKKKRNRINNKERVDINAAGSGVVMKNERPGKNASQGGGKHNKDRFKKSVVKPEVNDEDVAKQVKETLARLTNKGKNKAAKYRKEKRETIQNRQLEQEELEQEESKVLKLTEFVTANELASMMNVSVTQVISTCMSVGIMVSINQRLDAETINLVAEEFGFKTEYVSAEVAQAVEEEADAEEDLQPRAPIVTVMGHVDHGKTSLLDYIRKANVIAGEAGGITQHIGAYNVKLEDGRHITFLDTPGHEAFTAMRARGAKVTDVVIVIVAADDNVMPQTKEALNHAMAAGVPIVFAINKIDKPNANPDKIKEELAQMNFLVEEWGGKYQSQDISAKKGTGVKELLEKVLLEAEMLDLKANPNRKATGSIIESSLDKGRGYVATVLVSNGTLHVGDIVLAGKYYGKIKAMFNERNQRMKEAGPSEPVLILGLNGAPAAGDTFHVFDTDQEAREIANKREQLQREQGLRTQKMLTLDEVGRRLALGDFHELNVIVKGDVDGSVEALSDSLIKLSTEQIQVNVIHKGVGQISESDVSLAAASDAIIVGFQVRPSSNAAKLAEQEGVDIRKYSIIYDAIEEVKSAMEGMLAPTMKEQVTATIEVREVFNISKVGMVAGAMVKTGKVKRTDKARLIRDGIVIFTGAINALKRFKDDVKEVGTNFECGISLTNCNDLKVGDVIETFEEVEVKQTL
- a CDS encoding CvpA family protein; the protein is MSPLDWFIAGIIALGVAIGCIKGAIRQLASIVGLLTGLLVARALFVVVGDRLGEELGTSVTFARILAFILIGVLVPVVFLFLSSALTRIVNGLQLGWVNRLLGAGLGAVKYMLLVSIAIHCLEFIDSEDSLITSTNKQQSLLYIPVKDSASYFYPVIKDVTKKLIN